CGAACGGGGCCTCTTCGCGCGTCAGGCCAGGTCCCGGTGGATAAAGTGCACCCGCCAACCTCTGACAGATATGACGGTGAACGACAGTCCGCGGACTTTCGACCGGCTGCAGAACCGGGTCGGTCGCCGCGACCCGCGGCGCGGGGCCGACTCCACCGTCCACGTCGCAACTGGAATACGCACGGGCTCCTACGCGGACACCACGGCCGTGATCGAGCGAAGTCGGCAGGCACGATGTCGCGCCCCTCATCGTCCCCGATCCGGCGGTGCGCACCGAATCTTGAGACATGCTTTACGCGATGCGCGCAACTGCGGCCCACCTTCTCGTTGTCTGACAGGGAGTCGGGCTCATCAGGGCCGAAGAGCGAGAGAGCGGGGCAGATCGTGGGACGGCGCAAGGGCGGCATAGGGATCGCATTCGTCACGGGTGTGATGCTGGTGGGCGCGAGTGCCTGCGGCGGGGGCGGCAGTAACAAGGCGGGCGGAGACGACGCGAAGGCGTCGGGAAAGCCGAGTGCGAGCGCCTCTCCGTCACCGACGAAGCCCGCGGGCCCGCCGATGCTGCTGGATACGATCACCCCACAGACGGGCACCACGGTCGGCGTGGCCATGCCGATCTCGGTGATCTTCACAAACCCGGTGGCGGCAAAGGCACGGGCCACGGTCGAGAAGCACATGAAGGTGAGCGCCTCCCAACCGGTGGCCGGCGCATGGCACTGGATGGGCGACCAGCGCGCCGACTGGCGCCCCAAGACGTACTGGCCGTCCGGCACGAAGGTAAAGATCGACGCTGACATAAACGGCGTCAGCAACGGCAACGGGCGCTACGGCGTGCACAACTACACGCACACCTTCAACATCGGCGACGACGTGCGCGCGGACGTCTCGGTGACCGGCCACACCATGAAGGTGACCCGGAACGGCAAGGCGGTGCGCACCCTGTCGATCAACGCGGGCAGCGCCCAGTATCCGACGTGGAACGGCACGATGGCCGTCATCGACAAGCAGGAGAAGGTCCACATGACCTCCTGCAGCGTCGGCATCAGCTGCGCAAAGGGCAGCCCCAACTACTACGACCTGACGCTGCCCTGGGACGTGCACCTGACCCAGTCCGGCACATACGTGCACTACTCGACCGGCGACCCCAACCCGGGCAGCGGCAGCGCCCGCGGCTCGCACGGCTGCGTCCATCTGTCCATGTCGGACGCCAAGTGGTTCTACGGCCAGGTCAAGCAGGGCGACCCCGTCACCATCACCGGCTCGCCCCGTGCCA
This portion of the Streptomyces mirabilis genome encodes:
- a CDS encoding L,D-transpeptidase, encoding MLVGASACGGGGSNKAGGDDAKASGKPSASASPSPTKPAGPPMLLDTITPQTGTTVGVAMPISVIFTNPVAAKARATVEKHMKVSASQPVAGAWHWMGDQRADWRPKTYWPSGTKVKIDADINGVSNGNGRYGVHNYTHTFNIGDDVRADVSVTGHTMKVTRNGKAVRTLSINAGSAQYPTWNGTMAVIDKQEKVHMTSCSVGISCAKGSPNYYDLTLPWDVHLTQSGTYVHYSTGDPNPGSGSARGSHGCVHLSMSDAKWFYGQVKQGDPVTITGSPRAKAPADNGYADFNLGWDQWLAGSASGEGTTATL